tggcaGGTACAGCGACGAAACtgtaaatgaataaataaataaataaataaataaaaaacgaacgcaaaatggatacaaaaatatatatgtacaaagaaaaggaggcaaaaagGTATGacactattttttaaaaaaacgtatTTGCGTAAAACCTCCCTCAACCATATGCTCCTGTACTATGTATGCCAAAGCtctgtttttaatttccattttgtacgGGTGATTGCGAAGATGAAAAACGCACAACCCCCCCCATTAGCCCGTTTTTCGCGCATAATTTTGAAACACTGAAAATTTGCGTGAGTTGAAAAGGTGAGCACTTTGGCTGGAAAGAGAAGGTGCGAGCTTCAGTTTGTACCCAGGGTGACACGAATGAGGGGGCACATGAGCAATACATGGATGatgcgtacatacgtacatacgtgcagatacatatgaatataaaaatatataagcaCGTGGGGAACCAAAACCCCCCTTCCCCCACCCCCCACATAATATCTCTTCTACTTTTGCCACTCCATCAACACCATTAATAAGAGCCTCTCTTGAGCGTTTCCTTTTATATCCCAACCGCTGAGCGAAgaaccccattttgtttgctTCCCTCCACCCCCCGTTTGTTTCCGTTATAGCCGCATGACGAGTACACCCTCTGTTGGGAATGCACAGCATAGGGAAGTATACATGCCTatttttgcgcttccccGACCGTTGGCTCCATCTCCTTTTCAACCACCACGATGAAATTGTTTTGCTAAATTTTGTCCATAAGGGTTCCAGTTCGAGTTCCAGTTCCTGCTCCTGTCCctgccttcttttttaattaaaatttgtgtTTACGTGATCGTATTATACtctctttcattttattattttttcttttttcttttttaatggatacgggaaaaatatttttgccgCCCAACATCGCCTTGCCGTGTAAGTTAAAATGGGCTGTAGATAACAACTCCATCGTTAGCTCGAACCAAATAATTGCGTTTGTCATCGAGACGGGGCAGGACCGCACTGACGCGGAGCGAACGGGAGATCCGCACACGGAGAGACCCCTCATAGGGGAGCCGCCAACAGAGGAAGGCTCTTCCCAGCGGGGGAACTTCCATTTGGGAAGCGCCGAAGCGGAAGATGCACCCTACGGGAAATCGAGAaacggaggagaagaagaaggggcaGCCCCCTTAGCCAGTCAAAATGGCAACAGCTGCGAAAATGCACATACAAATGTGGTCGAAGAAGTGCGCAGCAGTTTAGGAGATCATTACGCAGAGAGTCCCCTAAGAAGGGACGCGGCCGATGGTGTAGACAAGGATGCAGTTGATGGTGTGGCTAGCCAAGGTACCTTCCCAAACAAGGAAACAACCACAGACACGAGAGACAACCTCGAGACGGGAAGTAATCACTCGGAGGAGAGAAGAAACGAATcggcaaatgaaaaaaataacttcatAAATTTAATTCTAAGCAATAAGAATAATTTTGACATTAAAAAAGACAGCTATGTCCCCTTGCGAAGCAGCAATCACGGCAGAATCCGCATACTAAAACAGAAcccatttttggaaaaggaCGAGTACATCTATATTAGCAGTCCGAATGAGTTGTTGTGCGAAATTAGCGATGAAAGGTGCAACCACGAAGTTATTTTCTCGGGATTATGCACCAACTGCTTCTTAAACCAGGAAgagattaacaaaaataagaaagaacagaaatattttttgtctCCTGGGTTTTTAACCAACGAGAAGGAGCTGTACATTAACACTGATAAGGTCATCGATTTGGAGAAGGAGCGAATTAGCAACATCATTAGGAATAGAAAATTGTGCCTCGTGCTTGACTTGGACAATACCTTGCTGCATGCCTCCTTCTTTGTTATCTccataaatatgaacagcGAGGTGATAAACATTACGACGGATATTGACGAGGAGTTGGCGGGCGCAAGTGGCGGTGCTAGCAGGAGCGGCGTAGGGAGTGGCGGCGCAGAGGACCCCGCCCACCATCGCAGCGCCCCCCGCGAAGCCGATTTGCCACTGGAGGAAGAGTGCGGCGCGGCGAACAGCAAGAAGGAGGACAACGTGAGGGCGGAGGACGGCGCGGATGTAGATGGAAACGGAGATGGAAACGGCGATGTAGATGGAAACGGAGATGGAAACGGCGATGCAGATGGCAGTGCAGATGGCCATGCAGATGGCCAGGGCGACGGCGCGGTATGCCCCAAGGTGAACCCCGAACTGTACTCCCTGTTCTGccaaaggaaaaacaacgGAGTGGACCACACGCACAAGTATCAAGACATAAAATCGAGTTACGAAAATTACTGCGATTTTCTGGCCAAAATGAACAccataaatttgttaaagcATAACGGAAAGTTTATACATTACGAAAATTTGAAggacaaaaatataaaaaaaaaaattgataaattgGAACAATCCGTTTTGAAAACGAACGTGAAACATCACAAAGGGTCATACACAATTTACTACAAATTGAGACCTGGTGTGatacaatttttacaaaaaatgaataaaaaatatgaaatatatttatacactATGGGGACTTTGGAGCATGCGAAATCTTGCTTGTTACTGTTGGATCCTCTTAAGAACTTTTTTGGGAATAGAGTTTTCTCGAGGAAAGACAGCGTCAATGGGTTGAAACACTTGAACCGCATCTTGCCAACCTATCGCAGTGTCTCCCTGTGCATTGATGATAGTGACTACATGTGGAAGGAAAGCAGCTCGTGCATTAAGGTACATGGGTACAACTACTTCCCAGAGATTAACTTTCTAGAGGATATTAAAAGGAAGCCCTATTTTTTAACCAAGTTTTTTGCTATGGCACAGTCGTATTTGAACTTCTCTTCTAACCTTTACGggtttattaattttaaatgtagTGAATATGAAAGGATGAGGATTCACCGTTTTAACAGCGTGCTGTATAGTGAGTGCTCCAGTTGGGGCGGCCCGTACAACGGCTCGATGGCGCTGGGCGGTGCGTACCAGGTGGTCGATCAGGGCAGCGCAGAGGAGGCTGAGGATGGCCTCtgcgaaggggaggaagtggGTGTAGCCACGGAAGTAGCCACGGAAGTAGCCGCTGAACTAGCCGATGGAGTACCCCCTGGAACCTCGTGCGGTGACTCCTCGCAGGTGGGTGGATACCACtacgaggggggaagcaccccaGTGAGGGAAGACGGGGAAGACGCGTTAGTTGCACAGAGAGGGAATCCCCTCAGCGGAAACGGAGACAGCGGCAATGGCGACAGCGGCAATGGCGACGGCGGCAGTGGCGACGAATTGGACGAGTCCTTCGAAGACAGCTTCATCGATTTAGACAAAGAGTTCGAAACGGACAGCGAAGAGGGCGACGTTAGCGTGATGGATCCTAAGGTGGAAAATAGCTCATGCGACTTAAGTGTGCAAAACGGGTTGGAATTTTTTGATGACGCGAACGATTTTCCcaaagggaaagaagcaCCTCTGCAGCATTTTAGCGAAGAGCACGTCGCAAGCACATTCATCACGGGAACGCAAAATGGAGTTGTTAAGAGGGACCACCTTTCGAATTTGTATCCAAATGATGGTACGTATGCCCATATGAACAACCCCAATTGGGTCTACGTAGAAAAAGGGACTTcggaaaatgtaaataaaaacttcCCCCCACAGAGtgacaataatttttt
Above is a window of Plasmodium vivax chromosome 8, whole genome shotgun sequence DNA encoding:
- a CDS encoding hypothetical protein, conserved (encoded by transcript PVX_094855A); this translates as MDTGKIFLPPNIALPCKLKWAVDNNSIVSSNQIIAFVIETGQDRTDAERTGDPHTERPLIGEPPTEEGSSQRGNFHLGSAEAEDAPYGKSRNGGEEEGAAPLASQNGNSCENAHTNVVEEVRSSLGDHYAESPLRRDAADGVDKDAVDGVASQGTFPNKETTTDTRDNLETGSNHSEERRNESANEKNNFINLILSNKNNFDIKKDSYVPLRSSNHGRIRILKQNPFLEKDEYIYISSPNELLCEISDERCNHEVIFSGLCTNCFLNQEEINKNKKEQKYFLSPGFLTNEKELYINTDKVIDLEKERISNIIRNRKLCLVLDLDNTLLHASFFVISINMNSEVINITTDIDEELAGASGGASRSGVGSGGAEDPAHHRSAPREADLPLEEECGAANSKKEDNVRAEDGADVDGNGDGNGDVDGNGDGNGDADGSADGHADGQGDGAVCPKVNPELYSLFCQRKNNGVDHTHKYQDIKSSYENYCDFLAKMNTINLLKHNGKFIHYENLKDKNIKKKIDKLEQSVLKTNVKHHKGSYTIYYKLRPGVIQFLQKMNKKYEIYLYTMGTLEHAKSCLLLLDPLKNFFGNRVFSRKDSVNGLKHLNRILPTYRSVSLCIDDSDYMWKESSSCIKVHGYNYFPEINFLEDIKRKPYFLTKFFAMAQSYLNFSSNLYGFINFKCSEYERMRIHRFNSVLYSECSSWGGPYNGSMALGGAYQVVDQGSAEEAEDGLCEGEEVGVATEVATEVAAELADGVPPGTSCGDSSQVGGYHYEGGSTPVREDGEDALVAQRGNPLSGNGDSGNGDSGNGDGGSGDELDESFEDSFIDLDKEFETDSEEGDVSVMDPKVENSSCDLSVQNGLEFFDDANDFPKGKEAPLQHFSEEHVASTFITGTQNGVVKRDHLSNLYPNDGTYAHMNNPNWVYVEKGTSENVNKNFPPQSDNNFFVNADGLKGTSPTSSAPLNGGSCAADLFQSGVAQLAGEEHIPMDTNLMGTNLMGAQFETPNHCEDKMNRTNDHMNSYISSNSSSYVNMNLHISKHIDKKKNKKKKKKNANGEMASSNAKHFPRSDGEYSQNQFDHALHVRTPERFIPFEDEIIYKFISERNFRKYDNYVVGFLRSYFRGGRLPRGGEAEEEGLSDGDASADAEEGAEVYAEVDDEIDAEVDADVDDDEDAPEGGEEAGRENPPRSHRGSRGDAEIKTEGEDHQLGPGDHLSRGGQDSVKRVEKKIKKTKVKKLIHFGNLRKRNSTNFRTDHNSDDPGPPTPPPPRDSDQNIHKHGASNQNEYYESFCIPKNFNEGNFKDNDKQLHYLTAILDEIHHIFYQIFEHFKIHKTNERNEEDQIYNYFLRYPIVRTILIEFRRHVLKDCTFNVSQLSDEIRRSDFMDHILKLGGSISNDNYTHILTVNNFLKNENWEDAKVTNLMWIERALYTWTKVDTKHYDMSSWGKTHRNFWDVIEYEEKKKKKMK